A single genomic interval of Nocardioides nitrophenolicus harbors:
- the nuoF gene encoding NADH-quinone oxidoreductase subunit NuoF, with product MTDTLTPVLTDIWDAEQSWKLATYAAQGGYQALDVAFGMSPDDVIAAVKDSGLRGRGGAGFPTGMKWSFIPQDNPKPKYLVVNADESEPGTCKDIPLMMGNPHVLVEGVILSSYAIRANKAFIYIRGEVVHVIRRVQAAVAEAYAAGHLGTDIHGSGYDLDVVVHAGAGAYICGEETALLEGLEGRRGQPRLRPPFPAVAGLYASPTVINNVESIASVPAIVKNGAAWFGSMGTEKSKGHGIFSLSGHVTKPGQYEAPLGITLRELLDLAGGVREGHQLKFWTPGGSSTPLLTAEHLDVPLDFEGVGAVGSMLGTRALQIFDETVCVVRAVLRWTEFYKHESCGKCTPCREGTWWLVQALTRLENGQGSEADLDQLLDQCDNILGRSFCALGDGATSPVSSSIQHFRDEYLAHLQQGGCPFDPARSTAWAGQEVSA from the coding sequence CTCGCCACCTATGCCGCCCAGGGCGGCTACCAGGCCCTCGACGTCGCGTTCGGGATGAGCCCCGACGACGTCATCGCCGCGGTCAAGGACAGCGGCCTGCGCGGGCGCGGCGGCGCCGGCTTCCCGACCGGGATGAAGTGGTCCTTCATCCCCCAGGACAACCCCAAGCCGAAGTACCTCGTGGTCAACGCCGACGAGTCCGAGCCGGGCACCTGCAAGGACATCCCGCTGATGATGGGCAACCCCCACGTCCTCGTCGAGGGCGTCATCCTCAGCTCCTACGCCATCCGCGCCAACAAGGCGTTCATCTACATCCGCGGCGAGGTCGTCCACGTCATCCGCCGGGTCCAGGCCGCCGTCGCCGAGGCGTACGCCGCCGGTCACCTCGGCACGGACATCCACGGCTCGGGCTACGACCTCGACGTCGTCGTCCACGCCGGCGCCGGCGCCTACATCTGCGGCGAGGAGACCGCCCTCCTCGAGGGCCTCGAGGGCCGCCGCGGCCAACCCCGCCTGCGCCCGCCGTTCCCCGCCGTCGCGGGCCTCTACGCCAGCCCGACGGTCATCAACAACGTCGAGTCCATCGCCTCGGTCCCCGCCATCGTCAAGAACGGCGCGGCCTGGTTCGGCTCCATGGGCACCGAGAAGTCCAAGGGCCACGGCATCTTCTCGCTGTCGGGCCACGTGACGAAGCCCGGTCAGTACGAGGCGCCGCTCGGCATCACGCTGCGCGAGCTGCTCGACCTGGCGGGTGGCGTGCGCGAGGGGCACCAGCTGAAGTTCTGGACGCCGGGCGGCTCCAGCACGCCGCTGCTCACCGCCGAGCACCTCGACGTACCCCTCGACTTCGAGGGCGTCGGCGCCGTCGGCTCGATGCTCGGCACCCGCGCCCTGCAGATCTTCGACGAGACCGTCTGCGTGGTGCGGGCGGTGCTGCGCTGGACGGAGTTCTACAAGCACGAGTCCTGCGGCAAGTGCACGCCCTGTCGCGAGGGCACCTGGTGGCTGGTGCAGGCACTGACCCGGCTCGAGAACGGCCAGGGCAGCGAGGCCGACCTCGACCAGCTCCTCGACCAGTGCGACAACATCCTCGGCCGCTCGTTCTGCGCGCTGGGCGACGGCGCGACCAGCCCGGTGTCCAGCTCGATCCAGCACTTCCGCGACGAGTACCTCGCCCACCTCCAGCAGGGAGGGTGCCCCTTCGACCCGGCGCGGTCCACGGCCTGGGCCGGACAGGAGGTGTCGGCATGA